Proteins from a single region of Labedella gwakjiensis:
- a CDS encoding FAD-dependent oxidoreductase, whose translation MRDAVFPAARPERVVLVGYGPVGARLVEGLIPAVRAGIVALTVVGAEVEDAYNRVLLAEYAVGRADRERLDMGDRAVAEDAGVVFRLGAAVVGIDRARHVVRLHDDERIAYDRLVFATGARANVPTLAGMERARRDRRVRSLTPDGLDRGASPLPGNVVALRDLDDARTVRSAVAAGSRIVVLGAGVLGVELALAAAEQGAEVVVVYHGDIPMGRNLDTGGGRMLAAAARAAGVDMVAHARSESVLLSHDDDGHARFDALVCADGKQIHGDLLVLSCGVGARTELAASADLAVSTGILVDEELRSWTDRDVYAIGDCAHVAPRGSALPDGRVPGGPSGLVGPGWRQADWLAARIAAEAASAAAATPALADARPAVVMLKAEGVDLVAAGDTSAELWDAAPHAPGCGDHPEVTVWADPARGGYAKLVTVGGVLSGFVTVGFPRLAAELTLLFERGSELPADRSSLLRLDAPDAGAAVTGDPFAPDATVCWCNGVSVATITEAAAAGNDTVACIGSATRAGTGCGGCTGRIAEILARTAVPV comes from the coding sequence ATGCGTGACGCCGTCTTCCCCGCGGCACGTCCCGAGCGGGTCGTGCTCGTCGGCTACGGTCCGGTGGGCGCGCGGCTCGTGGAGGGGCTGATCCCGGCCGTGCGCGCGGGCATCGTCGCCCTCACCGTGGTGGGGGCGGAGGTGGAAGACGCCTACAACCGGGTGCTTCTCGCCGAGTACGCCGTGGGTCGCGCCGACCGGGAGCGCCTCGACATGGGCGACCGAGCTGTCGCCGAAGACGCCGGAGTCGTGTTCCGGCTCGGAGCCGCGGTGGTGGGGATCGACCGCGCCCGCCACGTCGTGCGCCTGCACGACGACGAGCGGATCGCCTACGACCGACTCGTCTTCGCCACAGGCGCGCGCGCCAACGTCCCGACGCTCGCCGGGATGGAGAGGGCGCGGCGCGATCGCCGCGTCCGCTCCCTCACCCCTGACGGACTCGACAGGGGGGCGTCACCGCTGCCCGGGAACGTCGTCGCGCTGCGCGACCTCGACGACGCGCGCACCGTGCGATCGGCCGTCGCCGCCGGTTCGCGCATCGTCGTCCTCGGTGCGGGCGTCCTCGGTGTGGAACTCGCGCTCGCCGCTGCCGAGCAGGGCGCAGAGGTGGTCGTCGTCTACCACGGCGACATCCCGATGGGCCGGAATCTCGACACGGGCGGCGGGCGGATGCTCGCGGCGGCGGCGCGTGCGGCCGGCGTCGACATGGTCGCGCACGCGCGATCGGAGAGCGTGCTCCTCTCCCACGACGACGACGGACACGCGCGATTCGACGCCCTCGTGTGCGCCGACGGGAAGCAGATCCACGGCGACCTCCTCGTACTCTCGTGCGGGGTCGGTGCACGCACGGAACTCGCGGCGTCCGCCGACCTCGCCGTGTCCACCGGAATCCTGGTGGATGAAGAGCTCCGCAGCTGGACCGACCGCGACGTGTACGCGATCGGCGATTGCGCCCACGTGGCGCCGCGCGGTTCGGCGCTCCCCGACGGCCGGGTGCCGGGCGGACCGAGCGGGCTCGTCGGTCCGGGATGGCGACAGGCCGACTGGCTCGCCGCACGGATCGCGGCCGAGGCCGCGAGTGCCGCAGCCGCGACCCCCGCACTCGCCGATGCTCGGCCGGCCGTCGTGATGCTCAAGGCCGAGGGTGTCGACCTCGTGGCCGCCGGGGACACGAGTGCCGAGCTGTGGGACGCCGCGCCGCACGCGCCGGGCTGCGGCGACCACCCCGAGGTGACGGTGTGGGCCGATCCGGCGCGCGGCGGATACGCGAAGCTCGTCACCGTCGGGGGCGTGCTCTCAGGCTTCGTCACCGTCGGCTTCCCGCGCCTGGCCGCCGAGTTGACCCTTCTGTTCGAGCGGGGGTCGGAGCTGCCCGCCGACCGCTCGAGCCTCCTGCGCCTCGACGCTCCCGACGCGGGGGCCGCGGTGACGGGCGACCCCTTCGCGCCCGACGCGACAGTGTGCTGGTGCAACGGCGTCTCCGTCGCCACCATCACGGAGGCGGCCGCTGCGGGCAACGACACCGTGGCGTGCATCGGATCGGCGACGCGCGCCGGTACCGGCTGCGGCGGCTGCACTGGTCGCATCGCGGAGATCCTGGCCCGCACGGCCGTCCCGGTCTGA
- a CDS encoding molybdopterin oxidoreductase family protein has protein sequence MATPLATAPADTHCPYCALQCAMTLTPTVDPAPGTTPVTVTGRAFPTNRGGLCAKGWTSAELLASGQRLTAPLLKQADGTFVEASWEHALDTVAAGVRSAQERHGSDAVAVFGGGGLTNEKAYQLGKFARVALGTSRIDYNGRFCMSSAAAAGNRAFGVDRGLPFPVSDLDTADTILLLGSNVAATMPPFIGHLSGARSRAGLVVVDPRRSATARLTEDGGGTHLQPAPGTDLALLLGLTHLVIAEGLADTAYLADRTSGYDAVRRSVSAWWPERTAATTGVPVELLRSTARRLAGDSVYILTGRGVEQHVDGTDTATAAINLALVLGLVGREGSGYGTLTGQGNGQGGREHGQKADQLPGYRSIRDPEARAHVASVWGVDPESLPGAGLPAVALLGELGGSVHCLLVHGSNVVVSAPDADAVRAGLAELDTLVVCDFFLSETAALADVVLPVTQWAEEEGTMTSLEGRVLRRRRALAAPDGVRSELWILSELARRLDAPSTWSTEPAEVFDELARASAGGVADYSGLSHALLDTGVEAYWPFPVGSAGTPRLFADRFGHADGRARLVAVTPDPARTDVTDRGGELTLVTGRYLQQYQSGTQTRRVRELDDARPEARLEIHPATASRLGIGEGAVVAVGNARGTVRARATVTADIRHDTVFLPFHYAGEQCANLLTEAAVDPVSSMPEFKRTRVWVRPDGAIDA, from the coding sequence ATGGCCACTCCGCTCGCGACGGCCCCGGCCGACACGCACTGCCCCTACTGCGCGCTGCAGTGCGCGATGACGCTCACTCCGACCGTGGACCCCGCGCCCGGCACGACGCCGGTGACGGTGACGGGTCGCGCCTTCCCCACGAACCGCGGCGGACTGTGCGCCAAGGGATGGACGTCGGCCGAGCTGCTCGCGAGCGGACAGCGCCTCACCGCCCCGCTGCTCAAGCAGGCGGATGGCACGTTCGTCGAGGCGTCGTGGGAGCACGCGCTCGACACCGTCGCGGCGGGCGTCCGGTCCGCTCAGGAGCGCCACGGCTCGGACGCCGTCGCGGTGTTCGGCGGCGGCGGTCTCACGAACGAGAAGGCCTACCAACTCGGGAAGTTCGCCCGGGTCGCCCTCGGCACGTCGCGCATCGACTACAACGGGCGGTTCTGCATGTCCTCGGCCGCTGCGGCAGGCAATCGCGCCTTCGGGGTGGACCGCGGCCTCCCGTTCCCCGTCTCCGACCTCGACACCGCTGACACGATCCTCCTGCTCGGCTCCAACGTGGCGGCCACGATGCCGCCGTTCATCGGTCACCTGAGCGGAGCCCGGTCCCGTGCGGGCCTCGTCGTGGTGGACCCACGGCGCTCCGCGACGGCGCGGCTCACGGAGGACGGCGGCGGCACGCACCTGCAGCCGGCCCCCGGAACCGACCTGGCCCTCCTGCTCGGCCTCACCCACCTCGTCATCGCGGAGGGTCTCGCCGACACGGCCTACCTCGCCGATCGCACCAGCGGCTATGACGCCGTGCGGCGCAGCGTCTCCGCGTGGTGGCCGGAGCGCACCGCCGCGACCACGGGTGTCCCCGTGGAGCTCCTGCGGTCCACGGCTCGCCGACTCGCGGGCGACAGCGTCTACATCCTCACGGGGCGCGGCGTGGAGCAGCACGTCGATGGAACCGACACCGCCACGGCCGCCATCAACCTGGCGCTCGTCCTCGGCCTCGTCGGCCGCGAGGGGTCGGGCTACGGCACGCTCACCGGCCAGGGCAACGGGCAGGGCGGGCGCGAGCACGGGCAGAAGGCCGACCAGCTGCCCGGCTACAGGTCCATCCGCGACCCCGAGGCGCGAGCTCACGTGGCCAGCGTGTGGGGCGTCGACCCCGAGTCGCTCCCGGGAGCGGGTCTTCCGGCCGTCGCGCTCCTCGGCGAACTCGGCGGCTCCGTGCACTGCCTCCTCGTGCACGGCTCGAACGTGGTCGTCTCCGCCCCCGACGCGGACGCCGTCCGGGCCGGTCTCGCGGAGCTCGACACTCTCGTCGTGTGCGACTTCTTCCTCTCGGAGACGGCGGCGCTCGCCGACGTCGTCCTGCCGGTCACACAGTGGGCGGAGGAGGAGGGGACGATGACCTCGCTCGAGGGGCGCGTCCTCCGGCGGCGGCGCGCGCTCGCGGCCCCGGACGGCGTGCGGAGCGAGCTGTGGATCCTGAGCGAACTCGCGCGCCGGCTCGACGCGCCGTCGACGTGGTCGACCGAGCCGGCTGAGGTCTTCGACGAGCTCGCTCGTGCCTCCGCCGGCGGCGTCGCCGACTACTCCGGTCTCTCTCACGCCCTCCTCGATACGGGGGTGGAGGCGTATTGGCCGTTCCCCGTCGGCAGCGCCGGAACACCCCGCCTCTTCGCCGACCGTTTCGGCCACGCGGACGGCCGCGCGCGGCTCGTCGCCGTGACACCGGACCCCGCGCGCACCGACGTGACGGATCGGGGCGGCGAACTGACCCTCGTGACGGGGCGCTATCTCCAGCAGTACCAGTCGGGGACGCAGACGCGGCGCGTGCGCGAGCTCGATGACGCGCGGCCGGAGGCGCGCCTCGAGATCCACCCGGCCACGGCGTCTCGGCTCGGCATAGGCGAGGGGGCCGTCGTCGCCGTCGGCAATGCGCGCGGCACCGTACGGGCGCGAGCGACGGTCACGGCGGACATCCGCCACGACACCGTGTTCCTCCCGTTCCACTACGCCGGCGAGCAGTGCGCCAACCTGCTCACCGAAGCCGCGGTCGACCCCGTCTCGTCGATGCCCGAGTTCAAGCGCACGCGCGTGTGGGTCCGACCGGACGGAGCGATCGATGCGTGA
- a CDS encoding MFS transporter, protein MTAAPPTITAPTTAPPSAPTAPSGSGITRRPGRWIDGWDPEDTAQWDSEGKAVATRNLRWSIFAEFLGFVVWQLWSVVVVSLPAAGFQFTTGEIFWLISMPSLVGATLRIPYTFMVPRFGGRNWTMVSAALLLIPSIGLAVAVSNPETPFGVMLLIAALAGFGGGNFASSMANITFFYPHAQKGWALGLNAAGGNLGASVAQLVVPIAITIGAAATLNLPLAGLVWIPLILIAIVGAWKRMDNLSTAKADVAASLSALREPHLWILAVLYIGTFGSFIGFAGVFPKLIADTFPEFSAFAVGSATLSLAFLGSLVGSVSRPFGGRLADRFGGAAITIGSFVAMGIGASSVIVTLPLQNFWIFLLCFLVLFAAAGIGNGATYRMIPTVFALRARARGGDGVGAQRTSAAALGLISAIGAYGGFVIPQLLSLSKTTFGDYSTALGWFVMAYAGMLVITAGVYLRLARRTGTRI, encoded by the coding sequence ATGACCGCTGCTCCGCCCACCATCACCGCCCCCACGACCGCCCCGCCCAGCGCTCCCACCGCGCCGTCCGGGTCGGGCATCACCCGCCGACCCGGACGGTGGATCGACGGCTGGGACCCGGAGGACACCGCCCAGTGGGACTCGGAGGGAAAAGCCGTCGCCACGCGGAACCTGCGCTGGTCGATCTTCGCCGAGTTCCTCGGATTCGTCGTCTGGCAGCTCTGGAGCGTCGTCGTCGTCTCGCTCCCCGCCGCGGGCTTCCAATTCACGACCGGCGAGATCTTCTGGCTCATCTCGATGCCGAGCCTCGTGGGGGCGACCCTTCGCATCCCGTACACGTTCATGGTGCCGCGCTTCGGCGGACGGAACTGGACGATGGTCTCGGCCGCCCTCCTCCTCATCCCGAGCATCGGGCTCGCCGTGGCCGTCTCGAACCCGGAGACGCCTTTCGGCGTGATGCTCCTCATCGCGGCGCTCGCCGGATTCGGCGGCGGCAACTTCGCGAGCTCGATGGCCAACATCACCTTCTTCTATCCGCACGCGCAGAAGGGCTGGGCGCTCGGGCTCAACGCCGCGGGCGGCAACCTCGGCGCGTCCGTCGCGCAGCTCGTCGTGCCCATCGCCATCACGATCGGCGCGGCCGCGACCCTCAACCTCCCCCTCGCCGGCCTCGTCTGGATCCCCCTCATCCTCATCGCGATCGTGGGGGCGTGGAAGCGGATGGACAACCTGTCCACGGCGAAGGCGGACGTGGCCGCGTCGCTCTCGGCGTTGCGGGAGCCGCACCTGTGGATCCTCGCGGTGCTCTACATCGGCACGTTCGGCTCCTTCATCGGCTTCGCCGGGGTGTTCCCGAAACTCATCGCCGACACATTCCCCGAGTTCTCGGCCTTCGCCGTGGGCTCCGCGACGCTCTCCCTCGCGTTCCTCGGCTCGCTCGTCGGTTCCGTCTCGCGGCCCTTCGGCGGGCGTCTCGCCGACCGTTTCGGCGGCGCGGCGATCACGATCGGCTCCTTCGTAGCGATGGGGATCGGCGCCTCGAGTGTCATCGTGACCCTGCCGCTGCAGAACTTCTGGATCTTCCTCCTGTGCTTCCTCGTGCTGTTCGCCGCCGCCGGGATCGGGAACGGGGCGACGTACCGCATGATCCCGACCGTATTCGCGCTCCGGGCCCGCGCCCGTGGCGGCGACGGGGTTGGCGCGCAGCGCACCTCGGCTGCGGCGCTCGGTCTCATCTCCGCGATCGGGGCGTACGGCGGCTTCGTCATCCCCCAGCTGCTGAGCCTGTCGAAGACGACTTTCGGCGACTACTCGACAGCCCTCGGCTGGTTCGTGATGGCCTACGCGGGGATGCTCGTCATCACCGCCGGCGTCTACCTGCGGCTCGCCCGTCGCACCGGGACGCGGATCTAG
- the nirD gene encoding nitrite reductase small subunit NirD — protein sequence MTLLDQLAPAPSTVWAPVCNRLELEPLWGEAAIVGGVQLALFLLPDGRVFAVSNHDPATGSAVMSRGIVGSKAVDGHQRATIASPLHKDVFDLETGHCYTKPDLRLPVWSVRDNDGVIEVVQRTALVAASHGTSDPAGRAAVAALVDAVRRLNPAIDVLDSFVDVQEPDVPSTLATLEPHRPAVVVPLLLSAGYHVHVDLAEAAQEAERPMRVTGALGPDPRLADVLARRLAQAGLGPDDRIVLAAAGSSDASAVADCHTTGRLLAALLDRDVTVSFISAAEPRLPEAVAAERLAHPGARVAVASYLLAPGYFAGLAVAAGGDVTSAPLLTAEDAPPVELVSIVSELFGRNA from the coding sequence ATGACACTCCTCGACCAGCTGGCCCCCGCGCCGAGCACCGTGTGGGCGCCCGTCTGCAATCGCCTCGAGCTCGAGCCGCTCTGGGGAGAGGCCGCGATCGTCGGTGGCGTGCAGCTCGCCCTGTTCCTCCTGCCCGACGGGCGGGTGTTCGCGGTGTCGAATCACGACCCGGCCACGGGTTCCGCCGTGATGTCTCGCGGAATCGTGGGCTCGAAGGCGGTGGACGGACACCAGCGCGCGACGATCGCCTCGCCCCTGCACAAGGACGTCTTCGACCTCGAGACCGGCCACTGCTACACGAAGCCCGACCTGCGGCTCCCCGTGTGGTCGGTGCGAGACAACGACGGTGTGATCGAGGTGGTCCAGCGCACCGCACTCGTCGCCGCCTCGCACGGAACCTCCGATCCCGCCGGTCGCGCGGCCGTCGCAGCTCTCGTGGACGCGGTGCGCCGCCTCAACCCCGCGATCGACGTTCTCGACTCCTTCGTGGACGTGCAGGAGCCCGACGTGCCGTCGACCCTCGCGACGCTCGAGCCCCACCGCCCGGCCGTCGTCGTCCCTCTCCTGCTCTCGGCCGGCTACCACGTGCACGTCGATCTCGCGGAGGCCGCGCAGGAGGCCGAACGTCCCATGCGGGTCACCGGGGCGCTCGGTCCCGACCCGCGGCTCGCCGACGTGCTCGCGCGAAGGCTCGCGCAGGCCGGGCTCGGCCCCGACGACCGGATCGTGCTCGCCGCGGCCGGGTCGAGCGACGCGTCGGCGGTGGCCGACTGCCACACGACCGGTCGGCTGCTCGCGGCACTCCTCGACCGTGACGTGACGGTCTCCTTCATCTCCGCCGCCGAACCGCGCCTACCGGAGGCTGTCGCCGCCGAACGGCTCGCACACCCCGGTGCCCGCGTCGCCGTGGCGAGCTATCTGCTCGCCCCCGGCTACTTCGCCGGACTCGCGGTGGCGGCGGGCGGCGACGTCACGAGCGCTCCGCTCCTCACTGCGGAGGACGCCCCGCCCGTCGAACTCGTCTCCATCGTCTCCGAGCTCTTCGGACGGAACGCGTGA
- the nirB gene encoding nitrite reductase large subunit NirB, with the protein MSTIGNAVSGTESTARGRRILVVGAGPAAHRLVDALDARIAADPIAGAMPLDIVVVGEEVHRPYDRVALSRRLEGTIDLTLGDGSLWERATLVTGSTVTGLDTGSRTITLADGRTFAGDEIVLATGSSATVPPIPGAEHGRVYRTLEDVDSLVTDLASFRERRGRAANVVVVGGGLLGLEAAGGAHRLGARTVLVHSGRWLMSAQLDEGAGQALGRIIGGQGIELHLGCRPTEVITSPTGKVLGVALTDGSSVNADMVVFSIGITARDELARAAGVETASRGGVVVDEACRTSSPHVWAIGEVAAIDGRTVGLVAPANAMAEVVADRLLGGDATFPGVDDATKLKLSGVEVASFGDALGTAPGALEVVYADPARGLYQKVVVSDDARTLLGGMFVGDAAPYSSLRPLLGRELPGEPSAYLAAAGAEAPAGVELPDDAQLCSCNNVSVGDVRHAITDGCTDLGELKACTRAGTQCGSCVPLVKKLLDTELTKAGVEVSRALCEHVSLSRSELFESVRILGLSSAEQVLERFGQGLGCDVCKPVIASILATQTNGYILDKGQGPLQDTNDRALANMQKDGTYSVVPRIAGGEITPAKLKVIAEVAEQYGLYTKITGGQRIDMFGARLEQLPEIWRILVDAGFESGQAYGKSLRTVKSCVGSTWCRYGVQDAVAMAIFLEERYRGLRSPHKFKAGVSGCARECAEARSKDIGVIATESGWNLYVGGNGGYQPAHAQLLAQDLDDDTLVRYIDRYVMYYVRTAERLQRTARWQEDLPGGLDHVREVVVEDSLGIAAELEAAMATHVDTYVDEWAATLADPERLKRFRSFVNAPDTADPHVSTVRERGQSRPAGDGERAGGTVLVAGATIPVGPGSVGTSGGAS; encoded by the coding sequence ATGAGCACGATCGGGAACGCCGTGAGCGGCACGGAGAGCACGGCTCGGGGCCGCCGCATCCTCGTGGTGGGGGCTGGCCCCGCCGCCCACCGCCTCGTCGATGCACTCGATGCCCGCATCGCCGCGGATCCGATCGCCGGGGCGATGCCCCTGGACATCGTCGTGGTCGGCGAGGAGGTCCACCGCCCCTACGACCGCGTGGCGCTCTCCAGGCGGCTCGAGGGCACGATCGACCTCACGCTCGGCGACGGCTCGCTCTGGGAGCGCGCCACCCTCGTCACGGGCTCGACAGTCACGGGCCTCGACACCGGGAGCCGCACGATCACGCTCGCCGACGGCCGCACGTTCGCCGGCGACGAGATCGTCCTCGCCACAGGGTCCTCGGCGACCGTCCCGCCCATCCCCGGCGCGGAGCACGGCCGCGTCTACCGCACGCTCGAGGACGTCGACTCCCTCGTGACCGACCTCGCATCGTTCCGGGAGCGGCGGGGTCGCGCGGCGAACGTCGTGGTGGTCGGCGGAGGCCTTCTCGGACTTGAGGCCGCCGGCGGCGCCCACCGTCTCGGCGCCCGCACCGTCCTCGTCCACTCCGGTCGCTGGCTCATGAGCGCGCAGCTCGACGAGGGCGCCGGCCAGGCGCTCGGCCGCATCATCGGCGGCCAGGGCATCGAGCTGCACCTCGGGTGCCGGCCCACCGAGGTCATCACGTCCCCCACCGGAAAGGTGCTCGGTGTCGCGCTGACGGACGGCTCCTCCGTGAACGCCGACATGGTGGTCTTCTCCATCGGCATCACGGCGCGTGACGAGCTCGCGCGTGCGGCGGGCGTCGAGACCGCGTCGCGCGGGGGCGTCGTCGTCGACGAGGCATGCCGGACGAGCAGCCCCCATGTGTGGGCGATCGGCGAGGTCGCGGCGATCGACGGCCGCACCGTCGGTCTCGTCGCCCCCGCGAACGCGATGGCCGAGGTCGTCGCCGACCGACTCCTCGGCGGCGACGCGACCTTCCCCGGTGTCGACGACGCCACGAAGCTCAAGCTCTCGGGTGTGGAGGTCGCGAGCTTCGGCGACGCACTCGGAACTGCGCCCGGCGCTCTCGAGGTCGTCTACGCCGACCCGGCCAGGGGGCTGTACCAGAAGGTCGTGGTCTCGGACGACGCCCGCACGCTCCTCGGCGGCATGTTCGTGGGCGACGCCGCCCCCTACTCCTCCCTCCGTCCACTACTCGGGCGCGAGCTGCCCGGTGAGCCGAGCGCGTATCTCGCCGCGGCGGGCGCCGAGGCCCCGGCCGGCGTCGAGCTGCCCGACGACGCCCAGCTCTGCTCGTGCAACAACGTCTCCGTCGGCGACGTGCGCCACGCGATCACGGACGGATGCACCGACCTCGGCGAGCTGAAGGCGTGCACGCGCGCCGGCACCCAGTGCGGATCGTGCGTTCCCCTCGTGAAGAAACTCCTCGACACCGAGCTCACGAAGGCCGGCGTCGAGGTCTCGCGGGCGCTCTGCGAGCACGTGTCCCTCAGCCGCAGCGAACTCTTCGAATCGGTGCGCATCCTCGGACTCAGCTCGGCCGAGCAGGTCTTGGAGCGCTTCGGGCAGGGTCTCGGCTGCGACGTCTGCAAGCCCGTCATCGCCTCCATCCTCGCGACGCAGACGAACGGCTACATCCTCGACAAGGGCCAGGGACCGCTTCAGGACACGAACGACCGAGCGCTCGCCAACATGCAGAAGGACGGCACGTACTCGGTCGTGCCGCGCATCGCGGGTGGAGAGATCACGCCGGCGAAGCTCAAAGTGATCGCCGAGGTGGCCGAGCAGTACGGCCTCTATACGAAGATCACCGGCGGCCAGCGGATCGACATGTTCGGGGCTCGGCTCGAGCAGCTGCCCGAGATCTGGCGCATCCTGGTCGACGCCGGCTTCGAGTCCGGTCAGGCGTACGGGAAGTCGCTCCGCACCGTGAAGTCGTGCGTCGGCTCCACGTGGTGCCGTTACGGTGTGCAGGACGCCGTGGCCATGGCGATCTTCCTCGAGGAGCGCTACCGCGGGCTGCGCTCTCCGCACAAGTTCAAGGCCGGCGTGAGCGGCTGCGCCCGCGAGTGCGCGGAAGCACGCAGCAAGGACATCGGTGTAATCGCCACCGAGTCCGGCTGGAACCTCTACGTCGGCGGCAACGGCGGCTACCAGCCGGCCCACGCCCAGCTCCTCGCGCAGGACCTCGACGACGACACCCTCGTCCGCTACATCGACCGCTACGTCATGTACTACGTGCGCACCGCTGAGCGGCTGCAGCGGACGGCGCGCTGGCAGGAGGATCTGCCCGGAGGGCTCGACCACGTGCGCGAGGTCGTCGTCGAGGACTCGCTCGGCATCGCCGCGGAGCTCGAGGCGGCAATGGCCACCCACGTCGACACGTACGTGGACGAGTGGGCTGCGACGCTCGCCGACCCCGAGCGGTTGAAGCGGTTCCGCTCGTTCGTCAATGCCCCCGACACGGCCGATCCGCACGTGAGCACGGTGCGCGAGCGCGGCCAGAGCCGCCCGGCCGGCGACGGCGAGCGTGCCGGCGGCACCGTGCTCGTGGCGGGGGCGACGATCCCCGTCGGGCCGGGTTCCGTCGGAACCTCCGGCGGGGCGTCCTGA
- the cobA gene encoding uroporphyrinogen-III C-methyltransferase, translated as MQLSIDLTGRRVLVVGTPAGARRILARYRAAGARVERVDAPIALSILRSAGMTRVDVPSLVVIADAAGDAAAGAAVTDAASAVGAWSTREDPAPVRSRGHVSIVGGGPGDPDLMTLAARRALAEADVVLFDRLGPQDGIAGWAPGAELIDVGKTPGHHAVPQDEIERLIVDRALRGLDVVRLKGGDPFVFGRGSEEVRACRAAGVPFTIVPGVTSAVSVPAAAGIPVTHREVSRSFTVVSGHAPFSDEELGHLAGIGGTLVVLMGVGTLPHLVAGLQRAGMSADMPLAIVERGWSDAQRTTVSSVGAVRELLPRLAPRSPAVIVIGEVVRQATCENAEDPESIAHAVDALAPYSDLTT; from the coding sequence ATGCAGCTCTCGATCGATCTCACGGGACGACGGGTCCTGGTCGTCGGAACGCCGGCCGGCGCCCGCCGAATCCTCGCGCGCTACCGGGCCGCCGGGGCGCGCGTCGAGCGCGTCGACGCCCCGATCGCGCTCTCGATCCTCCGCTCCGCCGGCATGACACGCGTGGACGTGCCCTCCCTCGTTGTGATCGCGGATGCGGCCGGCGACGCGGCGGCCGGCGCAGCGGTGACCGACGCGGCGAGCGCCGTGGGTGCGTGGTCGACGCGCGAGGACCCGGCTCCCGTCCGCTCGCGTGGGCACGTGAGCATAGTCGGGGGCGGACCGGGCGACCCCGACCTCATGACCCTCGCCGCACGACGCGCCCTCGCCGAAGCGGACGTCGTCCTGTTCGATCGCCTCGGCCCGCAGGACGGGATCGCCGGGTGGGCACCGGGGGCCGAGCTCATCGACGTGGGCAAAACGCCTGGACACCACGCCGTCCCCCAGGATGAGATCGAGCGGCTCATCGTCGACCGTGCTCTCCGCGGCCTCGACGTCGTGCGGCTCAAGGGAGGCGACCCGTTCGTGTTCGGGCGCGGCTCCGAGGAGGTACGCGCGTGCCGCGCCGCAGGCGTGCCGTTCACGATCGTGCCCGGCGTGACGAGCGCCGTCTCCGTTCCCGCCGCCGCGGGCATTCCCGTGACGCACCGCGAGGTGAGCCGCTCGTTCACCGTCGTCTCCGGGCACGCGCCCTTCTCCGACGAGGAGCTCGGACATCTCGCCGGCATCGGCGGGACCCTCGTCGTCCTCATGGGCGTCGGCACGCTCCCGCACCTCGTCGCGGGATTGCAGCGCGCAGGGATGAGCGCGGACATGCCGCTGGCGATCGTCGAGCGTGGCTGGTCGGACGCTCAGCGCACCACGGTCTCGTCGGTCGGCGCTGTGCGCGAGCTGCTGCCGCGACTCGCGCCACGCTCACCCGCCGTGATCGTCATCGGCGAGGTCGTCCGGCAGGCGACGTGCGAGAATGCCGAAGATCCCGAGAGCATCGCCCACGCGGTCGATGCGCTCGCGCCATACAGCGATCTGACGACGTAG